A genomic region of Pseudoxanthomonas suwonensis contains the following coding sequences:
- a CDS encoding bifunctional riboflavin kinase/FAD synthetase — MSRLFRDVDGGSLCPRGSVVCIGAFDGLHLGHRALVRHAVARAQAFGLPAVALSFEPLPREFFAKDAPPPRLTLPRDRIEGLLALGVEKLGLLRFNAALAAMPAQDFVRRVLAGRLGAREVWIGPDFRFGHRRGGDLALLRAMGEELGFAAGEIDPVHVHGERVSSTRIREALRGGDFAHAAALLGRPYAIGGRVVRGRQLGRTLGYPTANLRFPKTPALSGIYATRVHGVGPQPWPSVASFGTRPTVDGVEPLLEAHLFDFEGDLYGRHLEVEFVAKLRDEEKFPDLPALTAQMHRDAGQARAILSANPPQEFDSAGPSQEPARDGANPSQQPAHPCADNEKNADPQPHPAYHQAAAQR; from the coding sequence ATGAGCAGGCTGTTCCGTGACGTCGATGGCGGGTCCCTGTGCCCGCGCGGCAGCGTGGTCTGCATCGGCGCCTTCGACGGCCTCCACCTGGGCCACCGGGCGCTGGTGCGCCACGCGGTGGCGCGTGCGCAGGCGTTCGGCCTGCCCGCCGTCGCCCTGAGCTTCGAGCCGTTGCCGCGCGAGTTCTTCGCCAAGGATGCGCCGCCGCCGCGGCTGACCCTGCCGCGCGACCGGATCGAGGGCCTGCTCGCCCTGGGCGTGGAGAAGCTGGGCCTGCTGCGCTTCAACGCCGCGCTGGCGGCGATGCCGGCGCAGGACTTCGTGCGCCGCGTGCTGGCCGGGCGATTGGGCGCGCGCGAGGTCTGGATCGGCCCGGACTTCCGCTTCGGCCACCGCCGCGGCGGCGACCTGGCGCTGTTGCGGGCGATGGGCGAGGAACTGGGGTTTGCCGCCGGCGAAATCGATCCGGTCCACGTCCACGGCGAACGGGTGTCGAGCACGCGGATCCGCGAGGCGTTGCGTGGCGGCGACTTCGCCCATGCGGCGGCGCTGCTGGGTCGTCCCTATGCGATCGGCGGGCGCGTGGTGCGTGGCCGCCAGCTAGGACGCACGCTGGGCTACCCCACCGCGAACCTGCGTTTCCCGAAGACGCCGGCACTGTCGGGCATCTATGCGACCCGTGTGCACGGCGTGGGACCGCAGCCGTGGCCGTCGGTGGCCAGCTTCGGCACCCGGCCGACCGTGGACGGGGTGGAGCCGCTGCTGGAGGCGCACCTGTTCGACTTCGAGGGCGACCTGTACGGGCGTCATCTCGAGGTCGAGTTCGTCGCCAAGCTGCGCGACGAGGAGAAGTTCCCCGACCTGCCGGCGCTGACCGCGCAGATGCACCGCGACGCCGGGCAGGCGCGCGCGATCCTCAGTGCGAATCCTCCACAAGAGTTCGACAGTGCGGGTCCGTCGCAAGAGCCCGCACGCGATGGTGCGAATCCCTCGCAACAGCCCGCACATCCATGTGCGGACAATGAAAAAAATGCGGATCCCCAGCCGCATCCCGCCTATCACCAAGCCGCCGCGCAACGGTAG
- the ileS gene encoding isoleucine--tRNA ligase, which yields MTHDYKATLHLPATDFPMRGDLPKREPDTLARWEADGLYAQLRANAAGRPLFVLHDGPPYANGAIHLGHAVNKILKDVIVKSRYLAGFDAPYVPGWDCHGLPIEIAIEKKYGKVGTKLDATEFRRKCREYAESQIEIQRKDFKRLGVIGDWDNPYKTLDFRFEANEIRALAKIVDNGHLTRGVKPVHWCFDCGSALAEAEIEYQDKASPAIDVAYAARDAQAVGLAFGVDVPAEVEVALPIWTTTPWTLPASLAVSLGPELEYALVEGPARDGRRRWLVLADALAERSLQRYGVAGVTVHGRAKGAALEHLLFAHPFYDERDIPAILGDHVSAEDGTGAVHTAPGHGQDDYVVGKAYGLIDKYTAAQLNPVDGRGVYLPSTPAAHGVELAGQHIWKANDAIVEVLRASGALLAATRLEHSYPHCWRHKTPIAFRATPQWFISMDQANLRADALAAIDTVRWYPEWGKARITGMVEGRPDWTISRQRTWGVPIALFVHRETGEPHPRSSELMRQVAERVEQGGVDVWYTLDAAELLGAEAADYDRITDILDVWFDSGVTHEGVLLERGLGKPADLYLEGSDQHRGWFQSSLLTGVAIDKAAPYRQCLTHGFTVDEHGRKMSKSLGNGIEPQDIMKTLGADILRLWIASADYSNEMSLSQEILKRNADAYRRLRNTARFLLANLHGFDPGRDLRPLEDMVALDRWIVHRAFEVQEKIKAAYERYDFAEIVQALLNFCSVDLGSLYLDVTKDRLYTMREDSRGRRSAQSAMYRIAEAFVRWIAPVLSFTADELWGYLPASTESGQRAGNVLFATWYDGLAPLPAGAELGAADFERLLALREQVAKVLEPMRANGQIGAALEAEITVTAGTDTAAHLQPLAEELRFLFISGDVSVVAAQTDDIFVSAQPTAKAKCVRCWHHRADVGADPAHPQLCGRCASNVDGPGEERRWF from the coding sequence GTGACCCACGACTACAAAGCCACCCTCCACCTGCCGGCCACGGATTTCCCGATGCGCGGCGACCTGCCCAAGCGCGAGCCGGACACCCTGGCGCGCTGGGAAGCCGACGGCCTGTACGCGCAGCTGCGCGCCAATGCCGCCGGCCGGCCGCTGTTCGTGCTGCATGACGGCCCGCCGTACGCCAACGGCGCGATCCACCTGGGCCATGCGGTCAACAAGATCCTCAAGGACGTCATCGTCAAGTCCAGGTACCTGGCCGGCTTCGACGCGCCGTACGTGCCGGGCTGGGACTGCCACGGCCTGCCGATCGAGATCGCGATCGAGAAGAAGTACGGCAAGGTCGGGACCAAGCTCGACGCCACCGAGTTCCGGCGGAAGTGCCGCGAGTACGCCGAGTCGCAGATCGAGATCCAGCGCAAGGACTTCAAGCGCCTGGGCGTGATCGGCGACTGGGACAACCCGTACAAGACCCTGGACTTCCGTTTCGAGGCCAACGAGATCCGCGCGCTGGCCAAGATCGTCGACAACGGCCACCTGACCCGTGGGGTCAAGCCGGTGCACTGGTGCTTCGATTGCGGCTCGGCGCTGGCCGAGGCGGAGATCGAGTACCAGGACAAGGCGTCGCCGGCCATCGACGTGGCCTACGCCGCGCGCGACGCGCAGGCGGTGGGCTTGGCGTTCGGCGTGGACGTCCCGGCCGAGGTCGAGGTCGCGCTGCCGATCTGGACCACCACGCCGTGGACGCTGCCGGCCTCGCTGGCGGTGTCGCTCGGCCCGGAGCTGGAATACGCGCTGGTCGAAGGGCCTGCGCGCGACGGCCGCCGCCGCTGGCTGGTGCTGGCCGACGCGCTGGCCGAGCGCTCGCTGCAGCGCTATGGCGTGGCCGGCGTGACCGTGCACGGCCGGGCCAAGGGTGCGGCGCTGGAACACCTGCTGTTCGCGCACCCGTTCTACGACGAGCGCGACATCCCGGCGATCCTCGGCGACCACGTCTCGGCCGAGGACGGCACCGGCGCGGTGCACACCGCGCCCGGCCATGGCCAGGACGACTACGTGGTCGGCAAGGCCTACGGCCTGATCGACAAGTACACCGCCGCCCAGCTCAACCCGGTCGACGGCCGCGGCGTGTACCTGCCGTCGACACCGGCCGCGCATGGCGTGGAACTGGCCGGCCAGCACATCTGGAAGGCCAACGACGCCATCGTCGAAGTGCTGCGCGCCAGCGGCGCGCTGCTGGCGGCGACCCGGCTCGAACACAGCTATCCACACTGCTGGCGGCACAAGACCCCGATCGCGTTCCGCGCCACGCCGCAGTGGTTCATCTCGATGGACCAGGCGAACCTGCGCGCCGATGCGCTGGCCGCCATCGACACGGTGAGGTGGTACCCGGAGTGGGGCAAGGCCCGCATCACCGGCATGGTCGAGGGCCGGCCGGACTGGACCATCTCGCGCCAGCGCACCTGGGGCGTGCCGATCGCGCTGTTCGTGCACCGCGAGACCGGCGAGCCGCATCCGCGCAGCAGCGAGCTGATGCGCCAGGTCGCCGAGCGGGTGGAGCAGGGCGGCGTCGACGTCTGGTACACGCTGGACGCGGCCGAACTGCTCGGCGCCGAGGCGGCCGACTACGACCGGATCACCGACATCCTCGACGTCTGGTTCGACTCCGGTGTGACCCACGAGGGCGTGCTGCTGGAGCGCGGCCTGGGCAAGCCGGCCGACCTGTACCTGGAAGGCTCGGACCAGCACCGCGGCTGGTTCCAGTCCTCGCTGCTGACCGGCGTGGCGATCGACAAGGCCGCGCCGTACCGGCAGTGCCTGACCCACGGCTTCACCGTGGACGAGCACGGCCGCAAGATGTCCAAGTCGCTCGGCAACGGCATCGAGCCGCAGGACATCATGAAGACGCTGGGCGCGGACATCCTGCGCCTGTGGATCGCCTCGGCCGACTACAGCAACGAGATGTCGCTGTCGCAGGAGATCCTCAAGCGCAACGCCGACGCCTACCGCCGCCTGCGCAACACCGCGCGCTTCCTGCTGGCCAACCTGCACGGGTTCGACCCGGGCCGCGACCTGCGTCCGCTGGAGGACATGGTCGCGCTGGACCGCTGGATCGTGCACCGCGCCTTCGAGGTGCAGGAGAAGATCAAGGCGGCCTACGAGCGCTACGACTTCGCCGAGATCGTGCAGGCGCTGCTGAACTTCTGCAGCGTGGACCTGGGCTCGCTGTACCTGGACGTGACCAAGGACCGCCTGTACACCATGCGCGAGGACTCGCGCGGCCGGCGCAGCGCGCAGAGCGCGATGTACCGCATCGCCGAGGCGTTCGTGCGCTGGATCGCGCCGGTGCTGAGCTTTACCGCCGACGAGCTGTGGGGCTATCTCCCCGCGTCCACGGAAAGCGGGCAGCGCGCCGGCAACGTGCTGTTCGCCACCTGGTACGACGGCCTGGCGCCGCTGCCGGCCGGCGCCGAGCTGGGCGCGGCCGACTTCGAACGCCTGCTGGCCCTGCGCGAGCAGGTCGCCAAGGTGCTCGAGCCGATGCGCGCCAACGGCCAGATCGGCGCCGCCCTGGAGGCTGAAATCACCGTGACCGCCGGCACCGACACCGCCGCCCACCTGCAGCCGCTGGCCGAGGAGCTGCGCTTCCTGTTCATCAGCGGCGACGTCTCGGTGGTGGCCGCGCAGACCGACGACATCTTCGTCAGCGCGCAACCGACGGCCAAGGCCAAGTGCGTGCGCTGCTGGCACCACCGCGCCGACGTCGGCGCCGATCCGGCGCATCCGCAGCTGTGCGGCCGCTGCGCCAGCAATGTCGACGGGCCCGGCGAGGAGCGGCGGTGGTTCTGA
- the lspA gene encoding signal peptidase II — protein sequence MSKSGPKPNAMPWLLLSAAVIVLDQWSKAWVLSSLPEYTAVPVIDGFWNWYRTYNTGAAFSFLADAGGWQATFFTVLAFAICGLLGWWLWRTPRGDWRQALPYALVIGGALGNVIDRLVHGHVVDFIQWYWRGHYWPAFNLADAAIVGGAIGIAVFGVFDGRKAKTGS from the coding sequence ATGAGCAAGTCCGGTCCCAAGCCCAACGCGATGCCCTGGCTGCTGCTGTCGGCGGCGGTCATCGTCCTCGACCAGTGGAGCAAGGCCTGGGTGCTGTCCAGCCTGCCCGAGTACACCGCCGTGCCGGTGATCGACGGCTTCTGGAACTGGTACCGCACCTACAACACCGGCGCGGCGTTCAGCTTCCTGGCCGATGCCGGCGGCTGGCAGGCCACCTTCTTCACCGTGCTGGCCTTCGCCATCTGCGGCCTGCTGGGCTGGTGGCTGTGGCGCACGCCACGCGGCGACTGGCGCCAGGCGCTGCCGTACGCGCTGGTGATCGGCGGCGCGCTGGGCAACGTGATCGACCGCCTGGTCCACGGCCACGTGGTGGACTTCATCCAGTGGTACTGGCGCGGGCACTACTGGCCGGCGTTCAACCTGGCGGATGCGGCCATCGTCGGCGGGGCGATCGGCATCGCGGTGTTCGGGGTATTCGATGGCAGGAAGGCGAAGACGGGTTCATGA
- the ispH gene encoding 4-hydroxy-3-methylbut-2-enyl diphosphate reductase: protein MDVTLANPRGFCAGVDRAIEIVKRAIETLGAPIYVRHEVVHNRFVVDDLKARGAVFVEELDEVPDNATVIFSAHGVSRAVREEAERRGLKVFDATCPLVTKVHFEVARHCRAGRDVVLIGHAGHPEVEGTMGQWNRESGVGSIHLVEDIDGVATLQVGQPDNLAYTTQTTLSVDDTRGIIEALKVRFPAIQGPRHDDICYATQNRQDAVRELAGRCDLVLVVGSPNSSNSNRLAELARREGVESYLIDGAHEIDPAWVAGKRHIGLTAGASAPQVLVDGVIARLRELGAEGVGELDGEPEDMVFALPKELRLRLVG from the coding sequence ATGGACGTCACCCTCGCCAATCCCCGCGGCTTCTGCGCCGGCGTCGACCGCGCCATCGAGATCGTCAAGCGCGCGATCGAGACCCTGGGCGCGCCGATCTACGTGCGCCACGAGGTCGTGCACAACCGCTTCGTGGTCGACGACCTCAAGGCGCGCGGCGCGGTGTTCGTCGAGGAGCTGGACGAGGTGCCGGACAACGCCACGGTGATCTTCAGCGCCCACGGCGTGTCGCGCGCGGTGCGCGAGGAGGCCGAGCGGCGTGGGCTCAAGGTGTTCGACGCGACCTGCCCACTGGTGACCAAGGTCCACTTCGAGGTGGCCCGCCACTGCCGTGCCGGCCGCGACGTGGTCCTGATCGGCCACGCCGGGCATCCCGAGGTCGAGGGCACGATGGGGCAGTGGAACCGGGAGAGCGGGGTGGGCTCGATACATCTGGTCGAGGACATCGACGGCGTCGCCACCCTGCAGGTCGGCCAGCCGGACAACCTGGCTTACACCACCCAGACCACGCTGTCGGTAGACGACACCCGCGGGATCATCGAGGCGCTGAAGGTGCGCTTCCCCGCGATCCAGGGCCCGCGCCACGACGACATCTGCTACGCCACCCAGAACCGCCAGGACGCGGTGCGCGAGCTGGCCGGCCGCTGCGACCTGGTACTGGTGGTGGGTTCGCCGAACAGCTCCAACTCCAACCGCCTGGCCGAGCTGGCCCGGCGCGAGGGCGTGGAGTCCTACCTGATCGACGGCGCGCACGAGATCGACCCGGCCTGGGTCGCGGGCAAGCGCCACATCGGCCTCACCGCCGGCGCCTCGGCGCCGCAGGTGCTGGTCGATGGGGTCATCGCCCGCCTGCGCGAGCTGGGCGCCGAAGGCGTCGGCGAACTGGACGGCGAACCTGAGGACATGGTCTTCGCGCTGCCCAAGGAACTGCGGCTGCGCCTGGTCGGGTGA
- a CDS encoding DUF3772 domain-containing protein, which yields MRHRLPFPRSVLLVLFLALLPAWPAAAQAPALEQARQQLEEIGTALDGQTDDAALQASRDAVLKIQAGADQIIAERTPQLQSLDARLAELGDAPAGEDQEAAEVTRERRSLQQQRSEVDAELRQAKLASVESGQLLERIAAERQATFRRTLSERTTAPWSPRFWRELGDNRQRDDARLAGLWRDARDAVVERWQSGPLRSSMYLLLALLVAVVVGWFGARSVPRLVGKHIPAGPLRRSAPALARVLLSTLAAWWIVGLLNAALLPASPPLAVGRLANLAGNLLVFATFVTTLGAVLLSVRRPSWRLPAISDEGAAALRPLPLAAALAIVLATFPQRLGALVNASLPLAVALTALAALVSTSVVLLALLRVHRLQARTVEAADGTCKPHFRPWINVATGIGWVGAAVCLLGLLTGYVALSGFIALQLLWTAVMLATLYLGMRFIDDLVCAVLGANGLAGRRINNRFGLDPRHVERLAVVLSAVLRTLLALLGLIALAMPYGASGDDLIDRALGLARGITIGELVLSPASVVRAMAVFLLATGAFHLIKRWLARRYLPTTRMDEGMRASVVALFGYAGIVAAVAMALAAIGVGLERIAWIASALSVGIGFGLQAIVQNFISGLILLAERPVKVGDWVVVGDAEGDIRRINVRATEIQTGDRTTVLVPNSELITKTVRNRTYSNAEGLVKIVLPMPLATDADLVRDLLLETFRQHPGILDAPAPNVLIDGINDKGQVLFSATGFVATPRQASSTRSALLFEILRKLRQLNIRML from the coding sequence ATGCGCCATCGCCTCCCGTTCCCGCGCTCCGTCCTCCTGGTCCTGTTCCTGGCCCTGCTGCCGGCATGGCCGGCGGCGGCGCAGGCACCGGCGCTGGAGCAGGCGCGCCAGCAGCTGGAAGAGATCGGCACAGCGCTCGACGGGCAGACGGACGATGCCGCGCTGCAGGCGTCGCGCGACGCGGTGCTGAAGATCCAGGCCGGCGCCGACCAGATCATCGCCGAGCGCACCCCGCAGCTGCAGAGCCTGGACGCGCGCCTGGCCGAACTGGGCGACGCTCCGGCCGGCGAGGACCAGGAAGCGGCCGAGGTCACCCGCGAGCGGCGCAGCCTGCAGCAGCAACGCAGCGAGGTGGACGCGGAGCTGCGCCAGGCCAAGCTGGCGTCGGTGGAAAGCGGCCAGCTGCTCGAACGGATCGCCGCCGAACGCCAGGCGACCTTCCGCCGGACCCTGTCCGAGCGCACCACCGCACCCTGGAGCCCGCGCTTCTGGCGCGAGCTGGGCGACAACCGCCAGCGCGATGACGCACGCCTGGCAGGCCTATGGCGGGACGCGCGCGATGCGGTGGTCGAACGCTGGCAATCCGGGCCGCTGCGCTCGTCGATGTACCTGCTGCTCGCGCTGCTGGTGGCGGTGGTGGTCGGCTGGTTCGGCGCGCGCAGCGTGCCGCGGCTGGTCGGCAAGCACATTCCCGCCGGTCCGCTGCGCCGCTCCGCGCCCGCGCTGGCGCGGGTGCTGCTGTCGACGCTGGCGGCGTGGTGGATCGTCGGGCTGCTCAACGCGGCGCTGCTGCCGGCGAGCCCGCCGCTTGCCGTCGGCCGGCTCGCCAACCTGGCCGGCAACCTGCTGGTGTTCGCCACCTTCGTGACCACGCTGGGGGCGGTGCTGCTCTCGGTTCGCCGCCCCTCCTGGCGCCTGCCTGCGATCTCCGACGAGGGCGCGGCCGCGCTGCGCCCGCTGCCCCTGGCCGCGGCGCTGGCGATCGTGCTCGCCACCTTCCCGCAGCGGCTGGGCGCGCTGGTCAATGCCAGCCTGCCGCTGGCGGTGGCGCTGACCGCGCTGGCCGCGCTGGTCTCCACCTCGGTGGTGCTGCTGGCGCTGCTGCGCGTGCACCGGTTGCAGGCCCGGACCGTCGAGGCCGCCGACGGGACCTGCAAGCCGCATTTCCGGCCCTGGATCAACGTCGCCACCGGCATCGGCTGGGTCGGCGCGGCGGTCTGCCTGCTGGGCCTGCTGACCGGGTACGTGGCCCTGTCCGGTTTCATCGCCCTGCAGCTGCTGTGGACGGCGGTGATGCTGGCCACGCTGTACCTGGGCATGCGCTTCATCGACGACTTGGTCTGTGCGGTGCTGGGCGCCAATGGCCTGGCCGGGCGCCGGATCAACAACCGCTTCGGCCTGGACCCGCGCCACGTCGAGCGGCTGGCGGTGGTGCTCTCGGCCGTGCTGCGCACCCTGCTGGCGCTGCTGGGCCTGATCGCGCTGGCGATGCCCTACGGCGCCAGCGGCGACGACCTGATCGACCGCGCCCTGGGCCTGGCCCGCGGCATCACCATCGGCGAACTGGTGCTGAGCCCGGCCAGCGTGGTCCGTGCGATGGCGGTGTTCCTGCTGGCCACCGGCGCGTTCCACCTGATCAAGCGCTGGCTGGCGCGGCGCTACCTGCCGACCACGCGCATGGACGAGGGCATGCGCGCCTCGGTGGTCGCCCTGTTCGGCTACGCCGGCATCGTGGCGGCGGTGGCGATGGCACTGGCCGCGATCGGCGTCGGCCTGGAGCGGATCGCCTGGATCGCCAGCGCGCTGTCGGTCGGTATCGGCTTCGGCCTGCAGGCGATCGTGCAGAACTTCATCTCCGGCCTGATCCTGCTGGCCGAGCGGCCGGTGAAGGTCGGCGACTGGGTGGTGGTCGGCGACGCCGAGGGCGACATCCGCCGGATCAACGTGCGCGCCACCGAGATCCAGACCGGCGACCGCACCACGGTGCTGGTGCCCAATTCGGAGCTGATCACCAAGACGGTGCGCAACCGCACCTATTCCAACGCCGAGGGGCTGGTGAAGATCGTGCTGCCGATGCCGTTGGCCACCGATGCCGACCTGGTCCGCGACCTGTTGCTGGAGACGTTCCGCCAACATCCGGGAATCCTCGACGCGCCGGCGCCGAACGTGCTGATCGACGGCATCAACGACAAGGGCCAGGTGCTGTTCAGCGCGACCGGCTTCGTCGCCACGCCGCGGCAGGCCTCGTCCACGCGCAGCGCGCTGCTGTTCGAGATCCTGCGCAAGTTGCGCCAGCTCAATATCCGGATGCTGTAG
- the radA gene encoding DNA repair protein RadA → MAKLSTKSSARTAYVCGECGAEYSKWQGQCGECGAWNTLSQVVLEPAGAPAGPGASRRSGWAGKVDPPKVTALKDVSQTAEVRVSTGIGELDRVLGGGLVEGAVVLVGGDPGIGKSTLLLQALASMAAQLPALYVTGEESLAQVAGRAVRLDLPLDNLQALAETGVESILQHASQARPKLIVADSVQTLWTESLTAAPGSVSQVRESAARLVRYAKETGTAVFLVGHVTKEGGIAGPRVLEHMVDAVLYFEGESGSRFRVLRAFKNRFGAVNELGVFAMGDKGLKEVPNPSAIFLSGSSQQPGSCVMVTREGTRPLLVEVQALVDSSPLSNPRRVAVGLEQNRLAMLLAVLHRHGGVVVGDQDVFVNVVGGIRVQETAADLPVLLAVLSSLRDRPLADKTVAFGEVGLSGEIRPVPNGEERLREAATHGFRRAIVPKANVPRAVRHKDLEVIAVERLADALEYA, encoded by the coding sequence GTGGCCAAGCTCTCCACCAAGTCCAGCGCGCGCACCGCCTACGTCTGCGGCGAATGCGGCGCCGAATACAGCAAGTGGCAGGGCCAGTGCGGCGAATGCGGCGCCTGGAACACTCTCTCGCAGGTGGTGCTCGAGCCGGCCGGCGCCCCTGCCGGCCCCGGCGCGTCGCGGCGTTCCGGCTGGGCCGGCAAGGTCGATCCGCCCAAGGTCACCGCGCTCAAGGACGTCAGCCAGACCGCGGAGGTGCGGGTGTCCACCGGTATCGGCGAGCTGGACCGGGTGCTCGGCGGCGGCCTGGTCGAGGGTGCGGTGGTGCTGGTCGGCGGCGACCCGGGCATCGGCAAGTCGACCCTGCTGCTGCAGGCGCTGGCCAGCATGGCCGCGCAGTTGCCGGCGCTGTACGTGACCGGCGAGGAATCGCTGGCCCAGGTCGCCGGGCGCGCGGTGCGCCTGGACCTGCCATTGGACAACCTGCAGGCGCTGGCCGAGACCGGGGTCGAGTCGATCCTGCAGCACGCCTCGCAGGCGCGTCCGAAGCTGATCGTGGCCGACTCGGTGCAGACCCTGTGGACCGAATCGCTGACCGCCGCGCCAGGCTCGGTCAGTCAGGTGCGCGAGAGCGCCGCCCGGCTGGTGCGCTACGCCAAGGAGACCGGCACCGCGGTGTTCCTGGTCGGCCACGTCACCAAGGAGGGCGGCATCGCCGGTCCGCGCGTGCTCGAGCACATGGTCGACGCGGTGCTGTACTTCGAGGGCGAGAGCGGCAGCCGCTTCCGGGTGCTGCGCGCGTTCAAGAACCGCTTCGGCGCGGTCAACGAGCTGGGCGTGTTCGCGATGGGCGACAAGGGCCTGAAGGAAGTGCCCAACCCGTCGGCGATCTTCCTGTCCGGCAGCTCGCAGCAGCCGGGCAGCTGCGTGATGGTGACCCGCGAGGGCACCCGGCCGCTGCTGGTCGAGGTGCAGGCGCTGGTGGATTCCTCGCCGCTGTCCAACCCGCGCCGGGTCGCGGTCGGCCTGGAGCAGAACCGGCTGGCGATGCTGCTGGCCGTATTGCACCGGCATGGCGGGGTGGTGGTCGGCGACCAGGACGTGTTCGTGAATGTCGTGGGCGGCATCCGCGTGCAGGAGACCGCGGCCGATCTGCCGGTGCTGTTGGCGGTGCTGTCCTCGCTGCGCGACCGGCCGCTGGCCGACAAGACCGTGGCTTTCGGCGAGGTCGGCCTGTCCGGCGAGATCCGGCCGGTGCCCAACGGCGAGGAGCGGCTGCGCGAGGCCGCCACCCACGGCTTCAGGCGTGCGATCGTGCCCAAGGCGAACGTGCCGCGCGCGGTGCGCCACAAGGACCTGGAAGTGATCGCGGTCGAGCGCCTGGCCGACGCGCTGGAATACGCGTGA
- a CDS encoding filamentous hemagglutinin N-terminal domain-containing protein: MRNAHADAATPVRLRHRTGLLLLALLPFGAAAGQDPRALPEDGRVVAGNATLSASGHTLTVAQRSNRAILEWRSFNIGHDATVQFEQPSASAIALNRVVGGDASHIAGQLLGNGHVYLVNAAGVLFGRDARIDVGHLVTSTLDIGNHDFLAGRNGSASTAGAALSATDRPASAPAQDPRSEPPFRLPAPAGTASATADAAGEEPQPAPSRLLTMDAGADGHLRLGVQPTEVQALLDSGSLREDEDGLVLTSSGVNALRAAVVAHEGAPQARVAAVREGRLLLLADGASEARSGEDAGQGIVD; encoded by the coding sequence ATGCGCAACGCCCACGCCGATGCCGCCACGCCGGTCCGCCTCCGGCACCGGACCGGCCTGCTGCTGCTCGCGCTGCTGCCGTTCGGCGCGGCGGCCGGGCAGGACCCACGCGCACTGCCGGAGGACGGGCGCGTGGTCGCAGGCAATGCCACCCTGTCCGCCTCCGGGCACACGCTCACGGTCGCCCAGCGGTCGAACCGCGCGATCCTGGAATGGCGGAGCTTCAACATCGGCCACGACGCGACCGTGCAGTTCGAGCAGCCTTCGGCTTCGGCCATCGCGCTGAACCGGGTGGTGGGCGGCGATGCGTCGCACATCGCCGGGCAACTGCTCGGCAACGGCCACGTGTACCTGGTGAACGCCGCCGGCGTGCTGTTCGGCCGCGACGCGCGCATCGATGTCGGCCACCTGGTGACCTCGACCCTGGACATCGGTAACCACGATTTCCTCGCCGGACGCAACGGATCCGCGAGCACGGCCGGCGCCGCGCTGTCCGCCACCGACCGTCCTGCATCGGCACCGGCTCAAGACCCACGCTCCGAGCCGCCATTCCGTCTCCCCGCACCGGCCGGCACCGCCAGCGCCACGGCGGACGCCGCTGGCGAGGAACCGCAGCCAGCGCCATCGCGCCTGCTGACGATGGATGCCGGCGCCGACGGACACCTGCGCCTCGGAGTGCAGCCCACCGAGGTACAGGCGTTGCTCGACAGCGGCAGCCTGCGGGAGGACGAAGACGGCCTGGTCCTGACCTCCAGCGGGGTCAATGCGCTGCGCGCGGCGGTGGTCGCGCACGAAGGCGCGCCGCAGGCGCGCGTCGCGGCCGTGCGCGAAGGTCGCCTGCTGCTGCTGGCCGACGGCGCTTCCGAGGCACGATCCGGCGAGGATGCGGGACAGGGCATCGTCGACTGA